In Lasioglossum baleicum chromosome 1, iyLasBale1, whole genome shotgun sequence, the genomic window TGTCATCCCTTTCCACTTTGGAGTACCTAATAGTCGACCTTGATAACTGTACAACGATACACTGTTCCATTCGACCAGTAGGAACTGTCTGAAAATGATCGATATCTTTTCTATACCGTACAAAGTAtatttacattaaaatacaataattattgcATACTTCTCTGCAAGGAGTACTGCCGATACACTGGTATTCTTCAAATCGAATATAGCCGGTGTGTTCCAGTTTACTACCGAGTAAATATGACACTGAGCCGGTGTTATAACAACCAAATGGTCGAAACCAAATTCCAGCTGCACCACACGGTCCGATATCTCTAATGTTTCCTGGACTTCGTTGGCGATATGTCTGATTTCGATCACTTTCCTTTTAACTAATGTAGCTTCGTAATTATTCCATTCCAATCTCCTGTTagcgcatatatatatataaaacacataaaTAAAAAGCTTGTTCTCAACAACATTTGCATCGTTATGAAATTTTGTAGTACCTATCTATTATATGTCCAGTTAACACAGTTCCATTACTACAGGCCATAGCGATTTGAGTACTATCGCTAGACCAGGCGATACAGTATATACTTccagaattaattttttccagcGAATAGGACCACTAGAAATATAAGCATTGTTATGGAAGAATATTGTAATCGCTGGAGGTGTGGTTCTCGCACACTTCTAAtgatcactagaccgcggatttttatgcatttataagggAATTAACAGGGTGAAATATACAacagtgaaaaatatataaaatcaaagaatattgttatgttgttttcaacgtgAAAAGACACaatatcgatgcagaatatttttatttcgcataaagatccgcagtctaataattaccaattaagggggtagactcgtttttctgcCTCATTCCTCCATAATGCAAACGATGGCATGCGTCGATCGCGCCGAAAGTACAAGGGATACCGCCCAGTGGAAGGAgtaggcgaagggacagtgatcttggagatcctcagggagctagatcgcgacttttaCAGTATtaggaagcataaagctgcgcatctacatgctgccgaataatgcaatctacgcctcgtaaatgtaaaaaaGGACTTTCGAGGACGActgcggtctagattgatcttttatccaacgcttttgactactgaaaaaccccatcgcatgcattatcgagaaatgagttccattattggaaacgagtctacccccttaagaatAAACTACAATATAGAAAGAAACGAACTCCTGTTTTATCACACAGTTTGATCGTATTGAAAGATCCGACAGCGAAGTGATTCCCCGAGTAACTCCAACTCAACGATGTGATGGGATAATCTCCTACGTTGCTGGAGAACACTAGAGTGCCACTGGGGTCCCATACCTTTCAAAGAAATGACTTGCTTTAATGATTTTGTCAGACATGTAAGATAACATGTTCGTAgaattaatgtaattttataattatctcTACACACACCTTGTACCTGCAATCTTCTCCGCCAGAGATTACCAGTCCGCTAGTCTGGCTCCAACATACGATCAAAATCAGTCCGTCATGTGCTAGCaactaaaatttttatacgaaaaattgtttcatttccGAATAATACAAATGCTACGCGCATGGATTAAATTATTCTACCTTCCGTGGTTTCGaattcgaattcagtgactgaaatattaaatgaacACCCTGAGAGTACAGGACCGTTGTACAATTTGGACTCCAAGCAGCGGATAAAAtaggaaatacacttctgactaCAACAGACCTAAGCATACCGCTTCGCGACCAGACTTTTATCAAGCCATCCTCGCCAGCtgaaatttcaattaaaaaattcagtaaACAATAAACTGTTCGTTCGAAACGTATATCTTACTTACCTGTTAAAAGAGCAGAACCATCGGAACTCCATCTGCCTACTGTAGTCGCGCCCTTGTGAGCATCAACGCTTTTCTCTATTCGACCATTCTTATTGACTAAATGATACTttcctataataaaatattattcaatacgcctatcaaaaaataaaatttcgtttGTTGAACAGTTTGTTAAAACAAAATAGCTACTTTTCACTAGACTTTCTATAAAGCGAAGAATAAAACATCATGAACAAAATGATAAATACCGTCCGCCGTAGTAATCAAGAGAACATCTAATGTCTGTTTTTTGGAAATTAACGACCCATGATTCAGCCGTGGATGCCATTGCATGTCTGTCGGGTAAAAATCATCGGGAAATTGCGTGACGACACTGGAATGCGCTATACCGCCTTCCAAGTGCCACGCTATTAATAAATGATCCTCCCTAtaggaaaaaagaaagaaatataaattatctTGCAGAATCAAATTTTTCTAAACATTGAAACGTACCCGCAGGAATAAATTTCTTCTGCAGAACTCCATGCTACACAGGTCACCAAACGCTTATGACCATTGCGATTTTGTGTAGatattttaaatctcattttaCACTATCGCCTATCAAAATTATGCTTTCGTATACTTGCCAATATCTTCTTTGTTGCACGTAGAACTATAAATTGGACATAACGCGACGTTGACATATTCTAAAGTAGAAATTCGATCGCGTGCTCGCTCGAACTTTGTATTGGAGAGTATTTGTTGGTGAACAGTTACTATGGTGATAGGGTGGAACATACATTTgctttatatgtatgtattatctCATACGTGCTCGGTGGAAATCTTTACATAAGGTCGTTTTTATAAAAAGGATTGTAAGATTATTGTATCTATATAGTAGAAGCCTGTGTGGAAAATATTGCCCTCGAAGAAGGACGATTATCCTCAtgagtagattgcggatttttatgcatttacgaagaaattgatCGGGTCAAATATAAaacacagtaaaagatttaaaaaattcgagaatgttgtaatattgcttttaacgtaacaaagtcgttaaaggatgaaatcaattttcatgttattcctgcttcccataatgaatgcaaaacatttttatcttgcataaagatccgcagtctgcttatgAGCAAAAGAATCAGGACTATATCCTGAGCTTGCGCACGTCAACATATTTCAACAGAACCTATAATATATGGCTTATTATTTATGAAACTCGAGTGAAACCCAATTTTACAcacgtttattatattttacacaATAGAAATAAATCCATAAAGCTGGCGAACCCTACCCGGGATGCCGACACCAACGGACCTCACAACCTTTTATCTTTTACACTTTACAAACGACCGTATCTCAGAAGTGTTAGAAACATTTCTCGACGCGATACAATGCCGGCATTGGAAGATATCGCTTACATTGAATgcaatgtaataattatatataaaatagaacATTTTGGAGATAACGCTCAGATCTGTACAACCgagaaattatacatattcattgtgtatacatataatatgtatacctCTGTTCATGTAAATCTATTAGAAATGTACATATACGTTAGTTTCTTTTCGTATCCTTATAGTGTTTAGGGACATGTGTTTTAAAGACTGTCTCGCACTAACATCACGAATGAGTTAGGATAGTTAGTCGCGTGAAGATATAAACGGACATGTAACCGTGAACCGCGATGATCGTGTAAAAGCTATATGCTAGAGAGACAGAGACGACTCGGCGATTTctagaaataataaaattatcgtCCGATGAGATTCGCAATGAGACTCGTGGGAACGAAACGGATAAAGGACGTGCTGCATTGTCATATGCACACTTAACAATTGCTCAATGTGTACTGTTAGTTCCTATAGTCGAGGAACAACATTGCATTCTTCCAATATATGTAGACGGCATACGTAGAATGCTTCCAAAAACGGTTCAAGCATTTTTCACTGTATTcgtaaatattcaattaaaatcacGTAAACAACCACCTCTCTACGTTAATTTTACGTTGCACGAAAAGCAAAGTAGTTTCGCATagaaaatgtatatatacatatataatcttCATATCCGATTGAATAGTTTAATAAGATTCATAAAAATACAGTGgaaaatattcaaactgtgtaaCAATCACCTTAGAAAACATTCTGTACAGAATATATATTAAACCTGTTTAGTACCGCATAACAGTTTAGCAAAAAACACTCCTTTTTTGTATTTACAGCTAATATATGTTTACTACATCGCTCACTGTACCGATCGATTTGCTCGTATTCGTCTTAATAGTACATATATTAATATCATTACATCGACGCCCTATCGTTTCTATACTTTTGATTAATACATAACGTTGAATCAACATCTTTGATAAGAGATGTACTTTTCTCTTTCTATTCTCCAACGGGCCCGAGCCAATATCGATAATGGCAAATAATACTTTACAATTGATGtatatctatatatgtatatgttcagTGTTGGGGTAAACGTTTGCAAATGTGCACCTCGCGTATTTACAATTTtcctttaatttatttaactcctgccgTTCttgatttttgccataaataatattaataataataataatgttattATGCTACAACGCTCGTCATTCCTCATCAGTTTTTGGCATAGGAACCTTTCCGACTTCACGCATTATTGAGCTTCTTTCTAATCGACGATACTAATACTGTTTGTTTAAATTATGCAAATACAATTCGATCCTCATGGCAGCATCTACGATATCTTGAAttaacatacatatacatacgtgtTTACGTGCACGCGTGTTCTAAAATCATCGGTTTGCCAAATCGGCTGattattattgcattttctTTACACAGAGAATAATTACTGACGGTATTTGCGCTGGAATATTATCACATCAAGCTttataatttgttccactgtgcTGACACTTCAATATTTACATTCACGACAATATGAACTCTCCACCCTGCCGTCTTTTCACCCATTCGACCATTCTTGggaatttctttttcattaaaaaattttgactTTCGTTTAAGATCTCTACTAATAATATCAATATCAATATATCAATCTGATAATGCGAGCAATACTCGTGGCTggcttttccatttttccgtcttCCTACAGAGACCTTTGTAAAACAACCGAACAAGATCATCCACTTTCCATGGAAAATCGCCACGGAACGTGCCAAGACACAAAACCATGTCCGGTTCACATAAAATGCTTCTACAAAACTGTGTAAATTACAAATACATAATTACAGATTCTTATATATACAAACATACAGTCTCGTCATGGAATGGTATgacaatatatattatatatattatcacTTAGCTTAGATACCCTTAGAATTGTTTTCTTTTGCGACTATAATACAAATATGTTAAACTAAAAAGTACACGTTACTGGCGAATATTGAACAATGTCGATGATGGCAGAACAAATAA contains:
- the Oseg5 gene encoding intraflagellar transport protein Oseg5; this translates as MRFKISTQNRNGHKRLVTCVAWSSAEEIYSCGEDHLLIAWHLEGGIAHSSVVTQFPDDFYPTDMQWHPRLNHGSLISKKQTLDVLLITTADGKYHLVNKNGRIEKSVDAHKGATTVGRWSSDGSALLTAGEDGLIKVWSRSGMLRSVVVRSVFPILSAAWSPNCTTVLYSQGVHLIFQSLNSNSKPRKLLAHDGLILIVCWSQTSGLVISGGEDCRYKVWDPSGTLVFSSNVGDYPITSLSWSYSGNHFAVGSFNTIKLCDKTGWSYSLEKINSGSIYCIAWSSDSTQIAMACSNGTVLTGHIIDRRLEWNNYEATLVKRKVIEIRHIANEVQETLEISDRVVQLEFGFDHLVVITPAQCHIYSVVNWNTPAIFDLKNTSVSAVLLAEKQFLLVEWNSVSLYSYQGRLLGTPKWKGMTQERLHPPCVSLCSDTLVIRSQTNEKLLHVLEVAYNKPVTESQPYVHLQDITRVALNHIGGPNERQVALIDANKDLFLVSVRTTGFGRVCKIAAMAQDIAWATDANVLAAMLDAMLSVWLCPNCVHYSDRKIIRKTRIDKPSSEFGRQPSISSVYNGMVMVRRGDGALVASSFYTFFISLHQHILYKRWKEALSLCRIAQNEILWTCMAVMATDNKELSAAEEAYAAISRYDKVDYIQYIKRFSNKTQRLAEMALLSGDLLTAEGILLQNGLIAEAIQINIAVYNWNRALELAIRHKKQQEEVLNARKKYLEVINKEETNQSFLAYIATVTKVREVNEKNKNQVYEEIIIERSASREESELAEPEVTQHEMSEKEIYT